Proteins found in one Allorhizobium pseudoryzae genomic segment:
- a CDS encoding cyclic nucleotide-binding domain-containing protein: MALSDDIRLLSSVPLFQGLDDDQLRLVAFGAERRNVGKGQALFREHSPAECAFVVARGRFDLYTEGRDGIAELDRSVGPGTLLSELALVTMVERKFTAVAADDGEVLRIPRTLFHRLLEEYPTVARLLEARIKENLVNLAKAAAAMQGRFG, encoded by the coding sequence ATGGCGCTCAGCGACGATATCCGGCTCCTCTCCTCGGTTCCGCTGTTCCAGGGGCTGGACGATGACCAGTTGCGCCTGGTGGCGTTTGGAGCCGAGCGGCGCAATGTCGGCAAGGGTCAGGCGCTGTTTCGCGAACATTCCCCCGCCGAATGCGCCTTCGTGGTGGCCCGCGGCCGGTTCGACCTCTACACCGAAGGCCGCGATGGCATCGCCGAACTGGACCGCTCCGTCGGCCCCGGCACGCTTCTCTCCGAACTGGCGCTGGTGACGATGGTGGAACGCAAGTTCACCGCCGTCGCTGCCGATGACGGCGAGGTCTTGCGCATCCCCCGCACCCTCTTCCACCGCCTGCTGGAGGAATATCCGACCGTCGCCCGACTGCTCGAGGCGCGGATCAAGGAAAACCTCGTCAACCTGGCGAAGGCGGCTGCGGCGATGCAGGGGCGGTTTGGGTGA
- a CDS encoding L,D-transpeptidase family protein — MGGTRPLRKGKTITVRAAPSHSSRAFVILGPLTLPAAIGRSGRTAFKREGDGATPIATMPVLSGFVRGDRLKSVRSPLALRRTEKTMLWCDEPKHAAYNRLVRAPFKPSHEEMCRADGLYDICLVLDWNVTSRKRHRGSAIFFHLIKPGYQPTAGCIALRLRDMLRLLPHIRKGTRVRVL; from the coding sequence ATGGGTGGAACAAGGCCATTGCGCAAGGGAAAGACGATCACGGTGCGCGCCGCACCATCACATTCCTCTCGCGCCTTCGTGATCTTAGGGCCGCTGACGCTTCCCGCCGCGATCGGGCGGAGCGGGCGCACCGCCTTCAAGCGCGAGGGCGATGGCGCGACCCCTATTGCCACGATGCCGGTTCTCTCCGGTTTCGTGCGCGGCGACCGGCTGAAATCGGTCAGAAGCCCGCTTGCCCTTCGCCGGACGGAAAAGACCATGCTCTGGTGCGATGAGCCGAAACATGCCGCCTATAACCGGCTGGTGCGGGCACCGTTCAAACCGAGCCACGAGGAGATGTGCCGTGCGGACGGGCTTTATGACATCTGCCTCGTGCTGGACTGGAACGTGACGAGCCGCAAGCGGCATCGCGGCTCGGCGATCTTCTTTCATCTGATCAAGCCGGGTTACCAGCCGACCGCCGGCTGCATCGCGCTTCGTCTCCGAGACATGCTGCGGCTTCTGCCGCATATCCGAAAGGGGACGCGGGTTCGGGTTCTCTGA
- a CDS encoding SDR family oxidoreductase, translated as MDRLKDKVAIITGASSGIGAAAARLFAAEGACVVLNARGLPALNEVAKDIEAEGGRVRFIVGDVGLPETHEALVAVATDVFGGVDIAFNNAGTVGAMKPLAEIDVDEWRQTLNSNLTAAFLAARYQIPAMLERGGGSIIFTSSFVGTSVGLPGMSDYAASKAGLMGRVKGIAADYGAHNIRANALLPGGTDTGMAGDQAQKDWAAGLHAMKRIAQPLEIAQAALFLAEPASSFVTGSALFADGGNSAVKL; from the coding sequence ATGGACCGTTTGAAAGACAAGGTCGCAATCATCACCGGTGCATCGTCCGGCATTGGTGCGGCGGCGGCACGATTGTTTGCCGCCGAAGGCGCCTGCGTGGTGCTGAACGCTCGCGGTTTGCCCGCGCTGAATGAGGTCGCGAAGGACATCGAGGCCGAGGGGGGCAGGGTCCGCTTCATTGTCGGTGATGTCGGCCTGCCCGAGACGCACGAGGCACTGGTGGCGGTTGCAACAGACGTCTTCGGCGGCGTCGATATCGCGTTCAACAATGCCGGGACGGTTGGTGCGATGAAGCCACTGGCGGAGATCGATGTCGATGAATGGCGTCAGACCCTGAACTCCAATCTCACCGCAGCATTCCTCGCAGCCCGCTATCAGATTCCCGCGATGCTCGAGCGGGGAGGCGGTTCGATCATCTTCACATCCAGCTTCGTGGGAACCAGTGTCGGTCTGCCCGGCATGTCGGACTATGCGGCCTCGAAAGCCGGATTGATGGGGCGCGTTAAGGGGATTGCCGCGGATTATGGCGCTCACAACATCCGGGCCAACGCCCTTCTGCCGGGCGGAACCGATACCGGCATGGCTGGCGATCAGGCGCAAAAGGACTGGGCTGCCGGACTGCATGCCATGAAGCGGATCGCCCAACCCCTGGAGATCGCACAGGCAGCGCTGTTCTTGGCTGAACCGGCATCCAGCTTCGTGACCGGATCTGCCCTGTTTGCCGACGGAGGCAACTCGGCAGTCAAGCTCTGA
- a CDS encoding exodeoxyribonuclease III — MRFSITTWNINSVRLRLPIVEQFIVREQPDILCLQEIKCRAEEFPLEPLQAMGYPHIILHGQKGYHGVAILSKVPLSEDHRQDYCGVGDARHISAISERGGRRIRIHNFYVPAGGDEPDRSINPKFGHKLDFVEEMKVLRASTPGVSSILVGDLNIAPLEHDVWSHKQMLKIVSHTPVETEGLTEVMQKGGWLDLMRQHVPASEKLYTWWSYRAKDWEAADRGRRLDHIWSSPDLGSLLEKIEVLKEARGWNRPSDHVPVTATFRM; from the coding sequence ATGCGCTTTTCCATCACCACCTGGAACATCAACTCGGTGCGCCTGCGCCTGCCGATCGTCGAGCAGTTCATCGTCCGCGAACAGCCGGACATCCTTTGCCTGCAGGAGATCAAGTGCCGGGCGGAAGAATTCCCGCTCGAGCCCTTGCAGGCCATGGGCTACCCGCACATCATCCTGCATGGCCAGAAGGGCTATCACGGGGTGGCGATCCTCTCGAAGGTGCCGCTTTCGGAAGACCACCGGCAGGATTATTGCGGCGTGGGTGATGCCCGCCACATCTCGGCGATTTCTGAGCGCGGCGGGCGGCGCATCCGCATCCATAATTTTTACGTGCCGGCGGGTGGAGACGAACCGGACCGCAGCATCAACCCGAAATTCGGCCACAAGCTCGATTTCGTCGAGGAAATGAAGGTCTTGCGGGCCTCGACGCCCGGCGTCTCCTCGATCCTTGTCGGTGATCTCAACATTGCGCCGCTGGAACATGATGTCTGGTCGCACAAGCAGATGCTGAAGATCGTCAGCCATACGCCGGTGGAGACCGAAGGCCTCACCGAGGTGATGCAAAAGGGCGGCTGGCTGGATCTGATGCGCCAGCACGTGCCGGCATCCGAAAAGCTCTATACCTGGTGGAGCTACCGCGCCAAGGACTGGGAAGCCGCCGACCGCGGCCGCCGCCTCGATCACATCTGGTCGTCACCGGATCTCGGGTCGCTCCTGGAGAAGATCGAGGTGCTGAAGGAAGCCCGCGGCTGGAACCGCCCGTCGGACCATGTGCCGGTGACGGCGACGTTCCGGATGTGA
- a CDS encoding response regulator transcription factor translates to MAARTVLLVDDDDDLRETLMEQLSLYEEFSLVQEPNATKAMATAKSRQVDLLIMDVGLPDMDGREAVKLLRKGGFKAPIIMLTGHDTDSDTILGLEAGANDYVTKPFRFAVLLARMRAQLRQYEQSEDATFTVGPYLFKPSQKLLTTDDGKKIRLTEKEAAIIRYLYRAGQKVVTRDVLLEEVWGYNSGVTTHTLETHVYRLRQKIERDPSNAEILVTENGGYKIVP, encoded by the coding sequence ATGGCAGCGCGCACCGTACTGCTGGTGGATGACGATGATGATCTCCGCGAAACGCTGATGGAACAGCTTTCTCTGTATGAGGAATTCAGCCTGGTGCAGGAGCCGAACGCCACCAAGGCGATGGCGACCGCGAAATCCCGCCAGGTGGACCTGTTGATCATGGATGTCGGCCTGCCGGACATGGATGGCCGCGAGGCCGTGAAACTGCTGCGCAAGGGCGGGTTCAAGGCGCCGATCATCATGCTGACCGGCCATGACACGGATTCAGACACGATCCTTGGTCTTGAAGCCGGCGCGAACGATTATGTCACCAAGCCGTTCCGGTTTGCGGTGCTGCTCGCCCGCATGCGCGCACAGCTGCGCCAATACGAGCAGAGCGAAGACGCGACCTTCACCGTCGGCCCCTATCTCTTCAAGCCGAGCCAGAAACTTCTGACGACCGATGACGGCAAGAAGATCCGCCTGACGGAAAAGGAAGCGGCGATCATCCGCTACCTCTACCGCGCCGGCCAGAAGGTGGTGACCCGCGACGTGCTGCTGGAAGAGGTCTGGGGTTACAATTCGGGTGTGACGACGCACACGCTGGAAACGCATGTCTACCGCCTGCGCCAGAAGATCGAGCGGGACCCCTCGAACGCCGAGATTCTTGTCACCGAAAACGGCGGCTACAAGATCGTTCCCTGA